One window of Colias croceus chromosome 6, ilColCroc2.1 genomic DNA carries:
- the LOC123692230 gene encoding solute carrier family 46 member 3-like: protein MTESNEFRDGAEENTETDPLRSDAEDPVSEKKKTFKENFVNALRNITVEPSMFLFVIATILTILTSQNLGLEKACRVNLNYTTEICDSLKSQTIGAQNNYEKEVQKLVTVAIAWKTYLTASLPCALAMFIGSWSDKTGYRKMFITIPVFGQFLLCVNGIIQTFYLKQTNLETLTAVEAVLEGLTGSWCVSVLTMFSFISSITNKDNRTYRMGIVSFSMTVGFPIGMGVSGILLKTLGYYGCYGLAGSINFVNFLYNAFILKDPERRPEQKLHDKQGFCHLFKLFFDLTNVKKTFQVVFRKGSNNRRVRLCFLMLVVSILFGPMYGEISIMYISTRYRFNWNEVMFSIFQAYNFIAHTIGTLFSIVVFSKYLQWHDSVLGIISTLSKIAASFIYCFAPNERIFFIAPIADILNGTALLALRSIVSKLVEQDEFGRVNSIFALTENLMPLIYVPLYTKVYTATMEVLPGAVFLLGSAMTLPAVMVFIWLFIEHRRNLKKGKNLDADTFVKTN from the exons ATGACTGAATCAAATGAATTTCGAGATGGAGCAGAAGAAAACACAGAAACAGATCCGCTAAGAAGTGACGCAGAAGATCCTGTTAGTGAGAAAAAGAAGACTTTCAAGGAAAACTTTGTAAACGCTTTAAGAAATATAACTGTGGAACCATCCATGTTCCTTTTTGTTATTGCTACTATCCTGACCATTTTGACATCACAAAATCTCGGTTTAGAAAAAGCGTGTCGTGTAAATCTAAATTACACAACTGAAATATGCGATTCCCTAAAATCTCAGACAATCGGAGCACagaataattatgaaaagGAAGTTCAGAAACTGGTGACGGTGGCGATAGCCTGGAAGACGTATCTAACGGCGAGCTTACCTTGCGCCCTGGCGATGTTTATTGGATCGTGGTCAGACAAAACTGGGTAtaggaaaatgtttataacAATTCCTGTGTTTGGCCAATTTCTGCTTTGCGTCAATGGCATTATTCaaacgttttatttaaagCAAACGAATCTGGAAACATTGACGGCTGTTGAGGCGGTATTAGAAGGGCTCACTGGTTCGTGGTGTGTTAGTGTATTAACGATGTTTTCATTCATAAGTTCAATTACTAACAAGGATAACAGGACATATCGTATGGGCATCGTAAGCTTTAGTATGACGGTAGGATTTCCAATAGGAATGGGAGTTAGTGGAATCTTGCTAAAGACTCTTGGCTACTATGGATGCTATGGCTTGGCGGGGAGTATCAATTTTGTTAACTTCTTATACAATGCGTTCATATTGAAAGATCCTGAAAGAAGACCAGAGCAAAAATTG CACGATAAACAAGGATTTTGCCACTTATTCAAACTGTTTTTTGACCTGACAAATGTAAAGAAGACGTTCCAAGTGGTGTTTAGGAAAGGCTCAAATAATCGTCGAGTACGGTTATGTTTCCTCATGCTTGTAGTCAGCATTTTATTTGGACCTATGTATG gtgaaatatcaattatgtatatatCAACAAGATACAGGTTCAATTGGAATGAAGTCATGTTTAGCATTTTCCAAGCTTACAACTTTATCGCTCATACGATTG GGACACTGTTCTCAATCGTTGTGTtcagtaaatatttacaatggCACGACTCGGTATTGGGAATAATATCTACCCTTAGTAAAATTgctgcttcatttatttattgctttgCGCCAAATGaaaggatattttttatcg CTCCCATAGCAGACATTCTCAATGGAACAGCTTTATTAGCGTTGCGGTCTATTGTCTCTAAATTAGTGGAACAAGATGAATTTG gTAGGGTGAACTCAATATTTGCGTTAACTGAGAACCTTATGCCATTGATATACGTGCCATTATACACGAAGGTATACACAGCTACCATGGAGGTTCTGCCTGGTGCGGTTTTCTTGCTGGGATCGGCCATGACTTTGCCAGCTGTTATGGTATTTAT ATGGCTCTTCATCGAACACAGACGAAATTTAAAGAAAGGAAAAAATCTAGATGCTGATACTTTTGTTAAAACTAACTAA
- the LOC123692228 gene encoding proton-coupled folate transporter-like, with product MEKSEVVIPKGSKGEDDENKESINENDPLKPDNKNVKEKVKGKDETLLSRLKIIKQNITVEPIMMCYLMPSVLASLATQNLNLEKACLVNLNYSSEVCEALKARDIGNYTEYEDNVQLLTAYIQSWKNIIQTAFPVLIILFVGAWSDKTGRRKPCILLPIVGEMLSCIGFMVNTYFFYELPAEVTALTESVFPALTGGWYTNFIGTFSYISDITTVEDRTYRLGIANLCMSLGYPIGSAFSGILLKWVGYYGVFSISVSLYMFSLIYGFFFLEDTKLKTVENKRSGCFGFFREFFDFRLVKETFKVAFRKGPGNRRVRVCLLLCAVFVIFGPTQGEYAVMYLFARYRFNWDEVKFSIWSTYCIVTNLIGTTFSISLFSSYLKVDDTILGIISCTSKIVASFAYGFARNDLEIYLAPLLELLNGTSFIAMRSIASKLVSGEEFGKVNSLFGLAEAMTPLLYGPLYSRVYMSTLNVLPGAVFILGGLLTVPAIVQFGWLYFEHKKDRRRNIEKPIE from the exons ATGGAAAAATCTGAAGTTGTTATTCCGAAAGGCAGCAAAGGCGAAGATGATGAAAATAAGGAAagtataaatgaaaatgatcCATTAAAGCCAGATAATAAAAACGTTAAAGAAAAAGTTAAAGGAAAAGATGAGACGTTACTATCGAGactcaaaattataaaacaaaacataacagTGGAACCAATAATGATGTGTTACCTAATGCCCAGCGTGTTGGCGTCTCTGGCTACGCAAAATTTGAATCTTGAAAAAGCTTGTCTTGTCAACTTAAATTACTCTTCTGAAGTCTGTGAAGCTCTTAAAGCGAGGGATATAGGAAACTATACTGAATATGAGGATAATGTGCAATTACTAACAGCGTATATACAATCTTGGAAGAACATAATACAGACCGCGTTCCCCGTTCTTATAATTCTGTTTGTTGGCGCCTGGAGTGATAAAACTGGAAGACGAAAACCGTGCATCCTTTTACCCATTGTAGGTGAGATGCTATCGTGTATTGGTTTCATGGTAAATACTTATTTCTTCTATGAATTACCAGCAGAAGTGACGGCGTTGACGGAATCTGTGTTTCCTGCTTTAACGGGGGGTTggtatacaaattttataggcACATTCAGTTATATCAGTGATATTACAACAGTTGAAGATCGAACTTATAGACTAGGTATTGCGAATTTATGCATGTCTCTTGGCTATCCCATTGGAAGTGCGTTTAGTGGAATCTTGCTCAAGTGGGTTGGATATTATGGAGTATTTTCCATATCAGTCTCCCTTTATATGTTCAGCCTTATATATGGATTCTTCTTTCTGGAGGATACTAAACTAAAAACTGTTGAAAAT aAGCGTAGCGGGTGTTTTGGATTCTTTCGTGAATTCTTTGACTTTAGATTAgtaaaagaaacatttaaagtTGCGTTCAGAAAGGGTCCAGGAAATAGAAGGGTGCGTGTGTGTCTTCTTCTTTGTGCAGTTTTCGTTATATTTGGACCAACGCAAG GAGAATACGCTGTTATGTACCTTTTTGCTCGATACAGATTTAATTGGGACGAAGTGAAGTTTAGCATATGGTCTACTTATTGTATTGTAACCAATTTAATTG gTACAACATTTTCCATTTCCCTATTTAGCAGCTATTTAAAAGTAGACGATACGATATTGGGAATTATATCATGCACCAGTAAGATCGTTGCATCTTTCGCGTACGGCTTCGCGAGGAACGATCTAGAAATTTATTTGG CGCCGCTTTTAGAATTGTTGAATGGCACTTCATTTATAGCGATGCGCTCGATCGCATCAAAACTGGTCAGCGGAGAAGAGTTTG GCAAAGTAAACTCCCTATTTGGTCTAGCGGAGGCCATGACGCCTCTCCTCTACGGGCCACTATACTCCAGGGTTTACATGTCCACACTGAACGTCCTGCCCGGTGCTGTGTTCATACTTGGAGGGCTTCTTACCGTGCCAGCTATTGTCCAATTCGG CTGGCTCTACTTTGAACACAAGAAAGATAGAAGAAGAAACATAGAAAAACCAATAGAAtga
- the LOC123692237 gene encoding uncharacterized protein LOC123692237, with the protein MSKCDSCKRNLSKSSPGLECCKCERIVHLNPKCAGLTNKQITALKAAPNLEWTCHECQQELPRRTSIITPEEDDDESDAPVQIDAKKLLSNISKDVERAIKNEMAQLHESLQFHSAKLDEAMECIEGFKKTIKALERKNTELINKNNNLETRVGALEQRIQEAEQEKLGKYIEISNIPNQTKEDIQLITENIANKLNQAKQDIKSARRLQGRKEQTANILIELIDEEVKEKWMTAARNTKLIVAAVIPNEKTNNNAVYVREAMTKHHKQLFWNAKQELKNNLNYKYVWFKRGLIKARKGDNDKIITLRSIKDIHALTNNKE; encoded by the coding sequence atgtctaaGTGTGACTCCTGCAAAAGGAACCTATCAAAATCTTCTCCGGGACTAGAATGCTGCAAGTGTGAACGGATTGTGCATCTAAATCCAAAGTGCGCGGGGCTAACAAATAAACAGATTACTGCCCTAAAAGCGGCCCCCAATCTGGAGTGGACGTGTCACGAATGCCAGCAAGAACTCCCAAGACGCACTTCAATTATTACGCCTGAAGAGGACGATGACGAAAGTGATGCACCGGTTCAAATCGACGCAAAAAAATTACTAAGTAACATCTCAAAAGACGTAGAAAGAGCGATCAAAAACGAAATGGCGCAGCTACACGAATCCTTGCAATTTCATAGCGCAAAACTCGATGAGGCTATGGAATGCATCGAGGgcttcaaaaaaacaattaaagctCTCGAGAGGAAGAACACagaacttataaataaaaataacaacctTGAAACACGTGTCGGCGCCCTGGAACAACGGATACAGGAGGCGGAACAGGAGAAGCTAGGAAAATACAtcgaaatatcaaatataccAAACCAAACAAAGGAAGACATTCAATTAATTACTGAAAATATCGCAAATAAACTTAACCAGGCTAAACAGGACATCAAAAGTGCACGGAGACTACAGGGGCGGAAGGAGCAAACAGCAAATATACTAATTGAACTGATTGACGAAGAAGTGAAGGAAAAATGGATGACAGCAGCTAGAAATACAAAGTTAATAGTTGCAGCAGTAATTCCGAACGAAAAAACTAACAACAACGCTGTCTATGTACGCGAAGCCATGACAAAGCATCATAAGCAATTGTTCTGGAATGCCAAACAGGAGTTGAAAAATAATCTCAACTACAAATATGTGTGGTTTAAAAGGGGACTAATCAAAGCACGCAAAGGAGacaatgataaaattattactctACGGTCCATTAAAGATATACATGCATTGACTAACAACAAGGAATAA